The following are encoded together in the Streptomyces tsukubensis genome:
- a CDS encoding GNAT family N-acetyltransferase — protein sequence MQIRTVTVDELPALQDLERAAGEPFRALGMAEIADDAPPSLETLDGFRREDGAWVASEGETGEPLAYLLTLTVDGAAHIEQVSVHPKAARRGLGAHLIAHLADRARDAGLSALTLTTFAEVPWNAPYYARLGFRVLAEAELTPALRAIREEESALGLDRWRRLAMRKEL from the coding sequence ATACAGATCCGCACGGTCACCGTCGACGAACTCCCGGCTCTCCAGGACCTGGAACGGGCAGCGGGGGAACCGTTCCGCGCCCTGGGAATGGCGGAGATCGCCGACGACGCTCCCCCGTCGCTGGAGACACTGGACGGGTTCAGGCGCGAGGACGGGGCGTGGGTGGCCTCGGAGGGCGAGACGGGAGAACCCCTGGCGTATCTGCTGACCCTGACCGTGGACGGCGCCGCACACATCGAGCAGGTGTCGGTGCACCCCAAGGCGGCCCGCAGGGGCCTGGGCGCGCACCTCATCGCCCACCTCGCCGACCGCGCACGAGACGCGGGGCTGTCGGCGCTGACGCTCACCACTTTCGCCGAGGTGCCGTGGAACGCGCCGTACTACGCGCGCCTCGGCTTCCGCGTACTCGCCGAGGCGGAGCTGACGCCGGCCCTGCGGGCGATCCGGGAGGAGGAGAGCGCGCTCGGCCTCGACCGGTGGCGAAGGCTCGCGATGCGGAAGGAGTTGTGA
- a CDS encoding AMP-binding protein — translation MDHISATSVSAASVLSYAHGTAAAPLLGDTIGRDLDRAIAAHPDRDALVDVPSGRRWTYAEFGAAVDAVAKGLMARSVGKGDRVGIWAVNCPEWVLVQYATARIGAILVNINPSYRAHELEYVLKQGGVHLLVASTVHRTTDYRALVDQVRGDCPRLREIVHIGEPSWDALIAAGETVTRDRLAEREAELSCDDPVNLQYTSGTTGFPKGATLSHHNILNNGYWVGETVNYTEHDRICVPVPFYHCFGMVMGNLGATSHGACIVIPAPSFDPEATLAAVQDERCTSLYGVPTMFIAELDLPDFSGYDLTSLRTGIMAGSPCPVEVMKRVVAEMHMAEVAICYGMTETSPVSTQTRRDDDLERRTTTVGRVLPHIEVKVTDPVSGVTLPRGRAGELCTRGYSVMLGYWDEPERTAEVIDSGRWMHTGDLALMREDGYVEIVGRIKDMIIRGGENVYPREIEEFLYAHPKIADVQVVGVPSERYGEEVLACVIPRDPEDPLTLAELRDFCENRLAHYKVPSALRLLDAFPMTVSGKVRKVELRGRYGVPE, via the coding sequence ATGGACCACATATCCGCCACGTCCGTATCCGCCGCCTCCGTCCTGTCGTACGCCCATGGCACCGCCGCCGCGCCGCTGCTCGGCGACACCATCGGCCGCGACCTGGACCGCGCGATCGCCGCCCACCCCGACCGTGACGCACTGGTGGACGTCCCCTCGGGACGGCGCTGGACGTACGCGGAGTTCGGCGCGGCCGTCGACGCCGTGGCCAAGGGGCTGATGGCACGATCCGTCGGCAAGGGTGACCGGGTCGGCATCTGGGCGGTCAACTGCCCGGAGTGGGTCCTCGTCCAGTACGCGACGGCCAGGATCGGGGCGATCCTGGTCAACATCAACCCTTCCTACCGCGCACACGAGTTGGAGTACGTCCTCAAACAGGGCGGGGTGCACCTCCTCGTCGCCTCGACGGTCCACAGGACCACCGACTACCGTGCCCTCGTCGACCAGGTGCGGGGCGACTGCCCCCGACTGCGCGAGATCGTCCACATCGGTGAGCCGAGCTGGGACGCCCTCATAGCGGCGGGGGAGACCGTCACGCGGGACCGGCTGGCGGAGAGGGAAGCCGAGCTGTCGTGCGACGACCCGGTCAACCTCCAGTACACCTCGGGCACCACCGGCTTCCCTAAGGGCGCCACCCTCTCCCACCACAACATCCTCAACAACGGCTACTGGGTGGGCGAGACGGTCAACTACACCGAGCACGACCGGATCTGCGTGCCCGTGCCCTTCTATCACTGTTTTGGGATGGTGATGGGCAACCTCGGGGCCACTTCGCACGGCGCCTGCATAGTCATCCCCGCCCCGTCGTTCGACCCGGAGGCGACCCTCGCCGCCGTCCAGGACGAACGCTGTACCTCGCTGTACGGGGTGCCGACGATGTTCATCGCGGAACTGGACCTCCCCGACTTCTCCGGCTACGACCTCACCTCACTGCGTACGGGCATCATGGCGGGCTCGCCCTGCCCGGTCGAGGTGATGAAACGCGTCGTCGCGGAGATGCACATGGCCGAGGTGGCGATCTGCTACGGCATGACGGAGACGTCCCCCGTCTCCACCCAGACACGGCGTGACGACGACCTGGAGCGCCGCACGACCACGGTGGGGCGGGTCCTGCCGCACATCGAAGTGAAGGTCACCGACCCGGTGAGCGGTGTGACGCTGCCGCGCGGCCGGGCGGGCGAGCTGTGCACCCGCGGCTACTCGGTGATGCTCGGATACTGGGACGAGCCCGAGCGGACGGCCGAAGTGATCGACTCCGGGAGGTGGATGCACACCGGGGACCTCGCGTTGATGCGCGAGGACGGCTACGTGGAGATCGTCGGCCGCATCAAGGACATGATCATCAGGGGCGGCGAGAACGTCTATCCGCGTGAGATCGAGGAATTCCTCTACGCCCACCCGAAGATCGCGGACGTGCAGGTGGTCGGGGTGCCCAGCGAGCGGTACGGCGAGGAGGTCCTGGCCTGCGTCATCCCGCGCGACCCCGAGGACCCGCTCACCCTGGCGGAACTGCGCGACTTCTGCGAGAACCGCCTCGCGCATTACAAGGTGCCGAGCGCTCTGCGGCTCCTGGACGCTTTTCCCATGACGGTGTCGGGAAAGGTGCGGAAGGTGGAGCTGCGCGGGCGTTATGGGGTTCCCGAGTAG
- a CDS encoding helix-turn-helix transcriptional regulator: protein MPEIVTLPSARYSASSDFFAVDRAFLGVREAAAYLGLSPRTLYVWRHRRQGPPSFRLGARGRVTYRLDALDAWIREQEQADSRSNPALDPVSAAPQRRAGYSATA from the coding sequence TTGCCTGAAATCGTCACACTTCCCTCCGCTCGTTATTCCGCCTCCTCGGATTTCTTCGCCGTCGACCGTGCATTTCTCGGGGTGCGGGAAGCGGCTGCCTACCTCGGCCTTTCGCCTCGCACGCTCTACGTTTGGCGGCACCGCCGGCAGGGGCCGCCGAGTTTCCGGCTGGGCGCCCGCGGGCGTGTGACGTACCGGCTCGATGCGCTCGACGCCTGGATACGCGAGCAGGAGCAGGCCGACTCGCGCTCGAACCCGGCCCTGGATCCCGTGAGCGCGGCCCCGCAGCGCCGCGCCGGCTACTCGGCCACGGCCTGA
- a CDS encoding ATP-binding protein: MSTKTSAREPRQLGGAVAKLEAILASRDIDLTAVVDATPSPEPVTALELAAARIPRRYRDALADHPDVSPWVEEIAAAGRPGPGGAPGIAYGPSLLIAGPTGTGKTYQAYGAIRSLLGAGVRLRWEAITTAELHATLRPRQGHDGERRFQELARSPLLLLDDLGAAKASEWTEELAYRLIDHRYVHELPTLITTNVPIADLRTAVGDRVASRLAEMTRRVILDGPDRRRSAGTGPHGY, from the coding sequence GTGAGCACGAAGACATCTGCCCGCGAGCCACGCCAACTGGGCGGCGCCGTGGCCAAGCTGGAGGCGATCCTGGCCTCCCGCGACATCGACCTCACCGCCGTGGTCGACGCGACGCCATCGCCGGAACCGGTGACCGCTCTGGAGCTGGCCGCCGCCCGCATCCCGCGCCGCTACCGCGACGCCCTGGCCGACCACCCCGACGTATCGCCCTGGGTCGAGGAGATCGCGGCTGCCGGGCGACCGGGGCCGGGCGGCGCACCGGGCATCGCCTACGGGCCCTCGCTGCTGATCGCGGGTCCGACCGGCACCGGCAAGACCTACCAGGCGTACGGCGCCATCCGCTCACTGCTCGGCGCCGGAGTCCGGCTGCGCTGGGAGGCCATCACCACCGCCGAACTGCACGCCACCCTGCGCCCACGCCAGGGCCACGACGGCGAACGCCGCTTCCAGGAACTGGCCCGCAGCCCGCTGCTGCTGCTCGACGACCTCGGCGCCGCCAAGGCATCGGAGTGGACCGAGGAGCTGGCATACCGGCTCATCGACCACCGGTACGTCCACGAGCTGCCCACCCTCATCACCACCAACGTCCCCATCGCCGACCTGCGGACCGCCGTAGGCGACCGCGTCGCCTCCCGCCTCGCCGAGATGACCCGCCGCGTCATCCTCGACGGCCCCGACCGCAGACGCAGCGCAGGCACCGGCCCGCACGGGTATTAA
- a CDS encoding magnesium and cobalt transport protein CorA: MAKRRNSPPASTSKSAPASESASASASASARKHTWRRTPSGAQGPEAAAPSPPPPEPESVEAGSVVDTAVYRDGVRVATPTSLADTFHRLKEEEPDGMAWIGLARPSEEDMVTLAAEFDLHQLAVEDAMEAHQRPKLERYGETLFVVLRATRYLDIQEEVDFAELHVFLGPDFLITVSHGAAPDLAAVRHRMEASPELLRLGPEAVLYAILDAVVDGYAPVVEGVQNDIDEIETEVFGGDPAVSRRIYELSREMVEFQRATRPLVGMLHALMAGFAKYGTDEELQRYLRDVADHVTHTSERVDSFRQALADILTVNATLVTQEQNAEMRALAEAGFEQNEEIKKISSWAAILFAPTLVGTIYGMNFDEMPELHWAFGYPFAIGLMAVVCVSLYFIFKRRDWL; the protein is encoded by the coding sequence ATGGCCAAGCGACGGAACAGCCCACCGGCGTCGACATCGAAATCCGCACCGGCGTCAGAATCGGCATCGGCATCGGCATCGGCATCGGCGAGGAAGCACACCTGGCGGCGCACTCCGAGCGGGGCGCAAGGCCCCGAAGCCGCCGCCCCATCGCCTCCGCCGCCGGAGCCCGAGTCGGTCGAGGCGGGCAGCGTGGTGGATACCGCGGTCTACAGGGACGGGGTGCGGGTGGCGACCCCCACGTCGCTCGCGGACACGTTCCACCGGCTCAAGGAGGAGGAGCCGGACGGCATGGCGTGGATCGGCCTCGCCCGGCCGTCGGAGGAGGACATGGTCACGCTGGCCGCCGAGTTCGACCTGCACCAACTCGCCGTCGAGGACGCGATGGAGGCACACCAGCGGCCGAAGTTGGAACGGTACGGCGAAACGCTGTTCGTGGTGTTGCGCGCCACCCGCTACCTCGACATACAGGAGGAGGTGGACTTCGCGGAACTGCACGTGTTCCTCGGACCCGACTTCCTGATCACGGTCAGCCACGGAGCCGCACCCGACCTGGCGGCGGTACGCCACCGCATGGAGGCCTCACCCGAGCTGCTGAGGCTGGGCCCCGAGGCGGTGCTGTACGCGATCCTGGACGCCGTGGTGGACGGCTACGCACCGGTGGTCGAGGGTGTGCAGAACGACATCGACGAGATCGAGACGGAGGTCTTCGGCGGCGACCCGGCGGTCTCGCGTCGTATCTACGAACTCTCCCGGGAAATGGTCGAGTTCCAGCGGGCGACCCGCCCCTTGGTGGGCATGCTGCACGCCCTGATGGCAGGGTTCGCCAAGTACGGCACGGACGAGGAACTCCAACGTTACCTCCGCGACGTGGCGGACCACGTGACCCACACGAGCGAACGCGTCGACTCGTTCCGCCAGGCACTCGCGGACATCCTCACGGTCAACGCGACCCTGGTGACCCAGGAACAGAACGCGGAGATGCGGGCGCTGGCGGAGGCGGGGTTCGAACAGAACGAGGAGATCAAGAAGATCTCCTCGTGGGCGGCGATCCTGTTCGCTCCCACGCTGGTGGGAACGATCTACGGCATGAACTTCGACGAGATGCCGGAGTTGCACTGGGCGTTCGGGTATCCGTTCGCGATCGGGCTGATGGCAGTGGTGTGCGTCAGTCTGTACTTCATCTTCAAGCGGCGGGACTGGCTGTAG
- a CDS encoding helix-turn-helix transcriptional regulator: MTAVGGETVEIRTALLRLRRATGLPVAFGGALDGGSHVRIGELSGTATPALSGLFVSSGNGLGGKAIALSRPCAVTDYRVSRHISHEYDASVATEGLRSMLAVPVVVRRRVRAVLYGALRSAQPLGDRTLHAAVEAARDVEQALVLRDEAQTLLAAAREPAVDPGAWERVREAHGELRSMAALVSDPLLRERLLTVCGRLATAALPGGESPHAVGAPKQQPASLAPRELDVLACVAAGATNAGAAQRLGLRPETVKGYLRAAMRKLGAHTRGEAVAAARRSGLLP; this comes from the coding sequence GTGACGGCGGTGGGAGGCGAGACGGTCGAGATCAGGACCGCGCTGCTGCGGCTGCGCCGCGCGACCGGGCTGCCGGTCGCTTTCGGCGGGGCTCTTGACGGCGGCAGCCACGTACGGATCGGGGAGCTGAGCGGCACGGCCACGCCTGCCCTCTCCGGCCTGTTCGTCTCCTCCGGCAACGGCCTCGGCGGCAAGGCGATCGCGCTGTCCAGGCCGTGCGCGGTGACGGACTACCGCGTATCGCGGCACATCAGCCACGAGTACGACGCCTCGGTCGCCACCGAGGGGCTGCGCTCCATGCTCGCCGTGCCCGTGGTCGTACGGCGCAGAGTGCGGGCGGTGCTGTACGGGGCGCTGCGCTCGGCCCAGCCGCTGGGCGACAGGACGCTGCACGCGGCGGTGGAGGCCGCGCGGGATGTGGAGCAGGCGCTGGTACTGCGGGACGAGGCACAGACGCTGCTCGCGGCGGCGCGGGAGCCGGCGGTGGACCCCGGCGCGTGGGAGCGCGTCAGGGAGGCCCACGGTGAACTGCGCTCCATGGCGGCGCTCGTATCCGATCCGCTGCTGCGGGAGCGACTGCTCACGGTGTGCGGGCGGCTGGCGACGGCGGCCCTGCCGGGCGGAGAGTCACCGCACGCGGTGGGGGCCCCGAAGCAACAGCCGGCCTCGTTGGCCCCGCGTGAACTCGACGTACTGGCGTGCGTGGCGGCGGGCGCCACCAACGCGGGGGCGGCGCAGCGGCTGGGGCTGCGGCCCGAGACGGTGAAGGGGTACCTGCGCGCGGCGATGCGGAAGCTGGGGGCGCACACACGCGGGGAGGCCGTGGCGGCGGCGCGGCGGTCGGGGCTGCTGCCGTAG
- a CDS encoding AMP-binding protein yields MRAEAPATEEFRAARDFLLGHSDDYAAAYEGFAWPRPEYFNWALDWFDRIAEGNENTALHVVEEDGHRTEVTFARMSERSAMAANWLRELGVRAGDRILLMLGNQAELWEIALAAMKLRAVVIPATPLLGPVDLRDRIDRGRARHVIVRPEDIAKFDDVPGEYTRVVVGDSSRTEWIPYAEVDGHGTEFEPDGPTRSDDPLMLYFTSGTTARPKLVEHTHLTYPVGHLSTMYWIGLRPGDVHLNISSPGWAKHAWSNLFAPWNAEATVFIHNYTRFDAGRLMDEMDRAGVTSFCAPPTVWRMLIQADLGRLAKPPRAVVAAGEPLNPEVIEHVRREWGVTIRDGFGQTETSVAVSNSPGQPLKVGSMGRPSPGFVIELLDPVTGRPGAREGEICLDLSAAPVGLMTGYHGDPERTSEAMAGGFYRTGDIGARDDDGYITYIGRSDDVFKASDYKISPFELESALLEHPAVAEAAVVPSPDPVRLAVPKAYVVLAEGWEPGADTAKILFEHSRAVLAPYKRLRRLEFAPLPKTVSGKIRRIELREMTAAGSPAEYREEDHR; encoded by the coding sequence ATGAGAGCCGAGGCCCCGGCCACGGAGGAGTTCCGGGCCGCCCGGGATTTCCTGCTCGGCCACAGTGACGATTACGCGGCGGCGTACGAGGGATTTGCCTGGCCACGCCCCGAGTACTTCAACTGGGCGCTCGACTGGTTCGACCGGATCGCCGAGGGAAACGAGAACACCGCCCTGCACGTCGTGGAAGAGGACGGTCACCGTACCGAGGTCACCTTCGCGCGTATGTCCGAACGATCCGCGATGGCCGCCAACTGGCTGCGGGAACTCGGCGTCCGGGCGGGCGACCGCATCCTGCTGATGCTCGGCAACCAGGCCGAACTCTGGGAAATCGCCCTCGCCGCGATGAAACTCCGGGCGGTCGTCATCCCCGCCACGCCCTTGCTCGGCCCCGTCGACCTCCGCGACCGCATCGACCGGGGAAGGGCCAGGCACGTGATCGTGCGCCCCGAGGACATCGCAAAGTTCGACGACGTCCCCGGGGAGTACACCCGTGTCGTGGTCGGGGACTCCTCTCGTACGGAGTGGATCCCGTACGCGGAAGTGGACGGTCACGGAACCGAGTTCGAGCCCGACGGGCCCACGCGGTCCGACGACCCGCTGATGCTCTATTTCACGTCCGGCACCACGGCCAGGCCCAAACTCGTCGAACACACCCACCTGACCTACCCGGTGGGCCACCTCTCGACCATGTACTGGATCGGGCTTCGCCCCGGAGACGTGCACCTCAACATCTCCTCGCCCGGCTGGGCCAAACACGCCTGGTCGAACCTGTTCGCCCCCTGGAACGCGGAGGCCACGGTCTTCATCCACAACTACACGCGGTTCGACGCGGGCAGGCTGATGGACGAGATGGACCGGGCGGGCGTCACCAGTTTCTGCGCCCCGCCGACGGTGTGGCGGATGCTCATCCAGGCCGACCTCGGACGCCTCGCGAAGCCGCCGCGCGCCGTGGTCGCCGCCGGTGAACCGCTCAACCCCGAGGTGATCGAGCACGTCAGGCGGGAGTGGGGCGTCACCATCAGGGACGGCTTCGGCCAGACGGAGACCTCGGTCGCCGTCTCCAACAGCCCGGGTCAGCCACTGAAGGTGGGGTCCATGGGGCGTCCGAGCCCCGGTTTCGTCATCGAACTCCTCGACCCCGTCACCGGCCGGCCCGGCGCACGCGAGGGTGAGATCTGCCTCGACCTGTCGGCCGCGCCCGTCGGACTGATGACCGGCTACCACGGCGACCCGGAACGCACCTCCGAGGCGATGGCAGGCGGCTTCTACCGCACGGGCGACATCGGCGCCCGGGACGATGATGGATATATCACCTATATCGGGCGGAGTGACGACGTGTTCAAAGCCTCCGACTACAAGATCTCGCCGTTCGAGCTGGAGAGCGCGCTGCTTGAGCACCCGGCCGTCGCGGAGGCCGCCGTGGTGCCCTCGCCCGACCCGGTACGGCTCGCCGTCCCCAAGGCCTATGTCGTCCTCGCGGAGGGGTGGGAGCCGGGCGCGGACACGGCCAAGATCCTCTTCGAGCACTCGCGCGCGGTGCTCGCCCCGTACAAGAGGCTGCGGCGCCTCGAATTCGCCCCCCTGCCCAAGACCGTCTCCGGCAAGATCCGCCGCATCGAACTGCGGGAGATGACCGCCGCGGGTTCGCCCGCCGAGTACCGCGAGGAGGACCACAGGTGA
- a CDS encoding DUF397 domain-containing protein: MVRDSQVPTGPHLTFTPEGFTGPVACARAHG, encoded by the coding sequence ATGGTGCGCGACAGCCAGGTCCCGACCGGGCCACACCTCACCTTCACCCCGGAAGGGTTCACCGGCCCGGTGGCATGCGCCAGGGCGCACGGCTGA
- a CDS encoding tyrosine-type recombinase/integrase, whose translation MAGYIEDRWINKKKDPTSGKRERTARYGKGSRYRVAGIPGVRDMSFDTLEDAKAWLRRSGTDSERGEFVDPRDGSITVADYVTRYWKAGVRGAPGTVKRVDERVRLHVLPHLGTVPLRDVSAAVLRSYIATLEGECAPRYARQILTSLSNIFETAIDDRRLVRNPMRAKSVRWPKAPEDQREAWPLEIAQRVRDKINPRYRIAVVVALGCGLRQGEVFGLSPEDVDFQRGIIRVRRQVQLLNGRLYFTLPKGGKTRIVDMPRSVAAELAAYFLQNPAVEVELPWGGPEPEREKRTFPLVLSTTYGNAIRANIFNDEVWKPALAKIGVIPMREKGKRWKASRRDGFHVLRHTYASIILEAGESVVTLARWLGHSSPTITLDHYAHFMPEAGGKGRTAVDALLGVVPEYVPENLASA comes from the coding sequence TTGGCCGGCTACATCGAAGACCGCTGGATCAACAAGAAGAAGGACCCCACCAGCGGCAAGCGGGAGCGCACCGCTCGGTACGGGAAGGGCTCGCGGTACCGCGTCGCCGGGATCCCCGGCGTCCGGGACATGTCGTTCGACACGCTGGAGGACGCCAAGGCGTGGTTGCGCAGGTCTGGAACCGACAGCGAGCGCGGTGAGTTCGTCGACCCGCGCGATGGCTCCATCACCGTCGCCGACTACGTCACCCGCTACTGGAAAGCTGGCGTTCGCGGGGCGCCGGGCACGGTCAAACGCGTCGACGAGCGGGTACGTCTCCACGTCCTTCCGCACCTCGGCACAGTGCCGCTGAGGGACGTGTCAGCGGCCGTCCTGCGCAGCTACATCGCCACGCTCGAAGGTGAGTGCGCGCCGCGCTACGCACGCCAGATACTCACCTCCCTCTCGAACATCTTCGAGACGGCCATCGACGACAGGCGCCTGGTGCGCAATCCGATGCGTGCCAAGTCGGTGCGCTGGCCCAAGGCACCGGAGGACCAACGGGAGGCGTGGCCGCTGGAGATCGCGCAACGCGTGCGGGACAAGATCAATCCGCGCTATCGCATCGCCGTTGTGGTCGCACTTGGATGCGGGTTGCGGCAGGGGGAGGTCTTCGGACTCTCTCCGGAGGACGTCGACTTCCAGCGCGGGATCATCCGCGTACGCCGACAGGTCCAACTGCTCAACGGTCGCTTGTACTTCACCCTCCCTAAGGGCGGGAAGACGCGCATCGTCGACATGCCCCGGTCGGTCGCCGCCGAGCTGGCCGCGTACTTCTTGCAGAACCCGGCTGTCGAAGTCGAGTTGCCGTGGGGCGGGCCGGAGCCTGAGCGGGAGAAGCGGACGTTCCCGCTCGTACTGAGCACGACGTACGGCAATGCGATCCGCGCGAACATCTTCAACGACGAGGTCTGGAAGCCTGCCCTCGCGAAGATCGGCGTCATCCCGATGAGGGAGAAGGGGAAGCGCTGGAAGGCGTCCCGCAGGGACGGATTCCACGTTCTCCGGCACACATACGCGTCCATCATCCTTGAAGCGGGGGAGTCTGTTGTGACACTGGCCCGATGGCTCGGTCACTCCAGCCCGACCATCACCCTTGATCACTACGCCCACTTCATGCCGGAGGCCGGCGGGAAGGGGCGTACGGCTGTCGACGCGCTGCTCGGTGTGGTTCCGGAGTACGTCCCAGAGAACCTCGCAAGCGCGTGA
- a CDS encoding helix-turn-helix domain-containing protein: MPPHPLEIGPAGQAAARALVRTRTARGYSQRQLATRVTAQGRRMTFTALSRIERRARRCDIDDLVAIAAALGVSPCALLGGPAEPLEPVSAGAT; this comes from the coding sequence ATGCCCCCACATCCTCTTGAAATAGGGCCCGCGGGACAGGCCGCCGCCCGCGCCCTCGTGCGCACCCGCACCGCCCGTGGCTACTCTCAGCGTCAGCTCGCCACTCGCGTCACCGCTCAGGGCCGGCGCATGACCTTCACCGCGCTCTCTCGCATCGAACGCAGGGCCCGACGCTGCGACATCGACGATCTCGTCGCCATCGCCGCCGCCCTCGGTGTCTCCCCCTGCGCGCTCCTCGGCGGTCCCGCCGAGCCCCTGGAGCCGGTCAGCGCGGGCGCAACATAG